The following coding sequences are from one Ornithodoros turicata isolate Travis chromosome 1, ASM3712646v1, whole genome shotgun sequence window:
- the LOC135396824 gene encoding grpE protein homolog 1, mitochondrial-like, translating into MAPIVAMCSPALRFIFRHGAHALAKPRTSPLTTSSARLGFASPPPPANEEPVAEPKQEKVVVDEALATCQEENRKLLETVKTIDDKYKRSLAENENLRARMLKQVEEARVFGIQKFCKDMLDVADVLGAALESVPREAVTPDNPHLEGLYKGLEMTQAQLQSIFRRHGLVQVNPLGEKFDPNEHQAVFVHKDGSKPAGTVAVVSKIGYKLKDRTIRPAMVGVVEAP; encoded by the exons ATGGCGCCGATCGTGGCCATGTGTTCACCGGCGTTGCGTTTCATTTTTCGGCACGGTGCCCACGCTCTTGCCAAACCACGAACGTCGCCTTTGACGACATCATCCGCTAG GTTGGGGTTTGCGTCCCCCCCTCCACCTGCCAACGAGGAGCCAGTGGCCGAGCCCAAGCAGGAGAAGGTGGTGGTGGACGAGGCTCTTGCAACCTGCCAGGAAGAAAATCGCAAGCTCCTAGAGACGGTCAAAACGATAGAC GACAAATACAAGCGCTCCCTGGCCGAAAACGAGAACCTGCGAGCGCGGATGCTGAAGCAAGTGGAAGAAGCGCGGGTGTTTGGCATCCAGAAGTTCTGCAAGGACATGCTGGACGTGGCTGACGTCCTCGGTGCAGCGCTGGAGAGTGTGCCGCGCGAGGCGGTTACACCCGACAATCCCCACTTAGAGGGCCTCTACAAGGGGCTGGAAATGACGCAGGCCCAGCTGCAGTCCATCTTCCGCCGTCACGGACTCGTGCAGGTGAATCCTCTGGGAGAGAAATTCGACCCCAACGAGCACCAGGCCGTCTTTGTGCACAAAGACGGGAGCAAACCGGCGGGCACTGTGGCCGTCGTATCTAAAATTGGCTACAAACTCAAGGACCGCACGATTCGACCGGCCATGGTAGGCGTTGTAGAGGCACCTTAA